A region from the Desulfitobacterium dehalogenans ATCC 51507 genome encodes:
- a CDS encoding 4Fe-4S dicluster domain-containing protein gives MAGQKAFFYNQNYCVGCHSCETACMVKNQVDVGVSWRTLDSFEVEMNGRMVERYLSHSCMHCAEPQCASVCPTKAYTKREDGLVIQDHDKCVGCGYCIYACPYQAPKMNPNTKKTEKCTGCYDLIDAGEQPMCVRGCPVQVLKIEDIDKLDAEGAVKEAIGFQAFATNPSMRFVKMKQ, from the coding sequence ATGGCTGGTCAGAAAGCATTTTTTTATAATCAAAATTATTGTGTAGGGTGCCATTCCTGTGAAACGGCATGTATGGTCAAGAACCAAGTCGATGTGGGGGTAAGCTGGAGGACATTGGATAGCTTTGAGGTTGAGATGAACGGAAGAATGGTGGAACGTTATCTTTCTCATTCCTGTATGCATTGTGCGGAACCTCAATGCGCTTCAGTATGTCCTACCAAAGCCTATACCAAACGCGAAGATGGACTGGTGATTCAGGACCACGATAAATGCGTGGGGTGCGGATATTGCATCTATGCTTGCCCGTATCAGGCGCCAAAGATGAATCCCAATACTAAAAAAACAGAAAAATGCACGGGCTGTTATGATTTGATTGACGCAGGGGAACAACCCATGTGTGTCCGGGGGTGTCCGGTTCAGGTCTTAAAAATAGAGGATATCGATAAGCTTGATGCTGAGGGAGCGGTTAAGGAAGCAATCGGTTTCCAGGCCTTTGCCACCAATCCATCCATGCGTTTTGTGAAGATGAAGCAGTAG
- the nrfD gene encoding NrfD/PsrC family molybdoenzyme membrane anchor subunit encodes MDKKGNLTIGMVVLGLLTLMGLGAWAFQLVNGLGVTGMNNVVSWGSYIAMFMLFVGLSAGGLIVSSSATVFNIPSFKVVAKPAVILSTVCIIIAGIFIIVDIGSPWRIYNLILHPQFRSPLMWDVVVITLYLALNLVYLYFMSRSEPDERKLKIISRIALPTAVLVHSVTAWIFGLQIARAGWHSALMAPLFVASALDSGLALLIIALLALNRLKLFAVEKKLIGTLAGLLVTCVAVDAFFVFSEVLTMLYPGGDSTMAVLREMTSGFAAPFFWGEIILGFILPFMILVFKKNRENTNYVIFASAIVILGVFCKRFWLLFSSFIHPNVQGAPGVTYGKFTETIGDMWSLHGSYAPTWVELAIIIGMLSMGALLFSYLSSRFLLGRADFIPTVKQGQAAENK; translated from the coding sequence ATGGATAAAAAGGGAAACCTAACTATCGGAATGGTTGTCTTGGGGCTATTAACTCTTATGGGGTTAGGAGCTTGGGCTTTCCAGCTGGTCAATGGACTTGGCGTAACAGGAATGAATAATGTTGTTTCCTGGGGATCCTATATCGCGATGTTCATGCTCTTTGTTGGTCTTTCCGCCGGGGGTCTGATTGTGTCTTCTTCGGCAACGGTATTCAATATTCCGTCTTTTAAAGTTGTAGCGAAACCGGCAGTCATTCTTTCTACGGTCTGCATTATTATCGCTGGGATATTCATTATTGTGGATATTGGCAGTCCGTGGCGGATTTACAATTTAATCCTGCATCCTCAATTTCGTTCTCCTTTGATGTGGGATGTGGTGGTCATCACCTTGTACCTAGCGCTGAATCTGGTCTACCTCTATTTCATGAGCCGATCTGAGCCCGATGAAAGGAAGTTAAAGATTATTTCCAGAATCGCCCTGCCGACGGCAGTGCTGGTCCACTCCGTCACAGCTTGGATTTTTGGTTTGCAGATAGCCCGCGCAGGCTGGCACAGTGCTCTGATGGCACCTCTATTCGTTGCTTCGGCCTTGGATTCAGGACTGGCCTTATTGATTATCGCCTTGTTGGCCTTGAACAGATTGAAACTATTTGCAGTGGAGAAAAAACTGATTGGGACTTTAGCCGGCCTTCTCGTTACCTGTGTTGCCGTTGATGCTTTTTTCGTCTTCTCGGAGGTTCTGACGATGCTTTATCCGGGAGGAGACTCGACCATGGCTGTATTAAGGGAAATGACCAGCGGGTTTGCTGCTCCGTTTTTCTGGGGGGAAATCATCCTTGGCTTTATCCTGCCCTTTATGATTCTGGTATTTAAGAAGAACAGAGAGAATACGAATTATGTTATTTTTGCTTCGGCAATCGTGATTTTAGGAGTATTTTGCAAACGCTTCTGGTTGCTGTTTTCCTCGTTTATCCATCCTAATGTTCAAGGGGCTCCCGGTGTTACCTATGGAAAATTTACTGAAACTATTGGGGATATGTGGTCCCTTCATGGCAGTTATGCGCCAACCTGGGTTGAATTGGCCATCATCATCGGCATGCTGTCCATGGGTGCCTTGCTCTTCTCTTACCTCAGCAGCCGGTTCCTTTTAGGAAGAGCCGACTTCATACCAACGGTGAAGCAAGGACAAGCAGCGGAGAACAAATAA
- a CDS encoding TorD/DmsD family molecular chaperone → MIYSWTEVWKLRTELYKFFGNCLLEPTSEAATTPLNGGLWGSFPLEPANRQMESGLEQLRKCTADLKNMLQNEARQEVLAEYTSLFLGPGRPKAPPWESVYRTEEQLLFSRTTYEVRKILADNGLEIAEKNHQPEDHMGIELLALAMMSENLLVVQDLAEQKTRIAQQAAFIDEHLLSWIPELYRDAKQNGSVGYYGGLIELIWGVLIWDRELLHEFLTQD, encoded by the coding sequence ATGATCTATTCCTGGACTGAGGTTTGGAAGTTGCGAACCGAGTTGTATAAGTTTTTTGGCAATTGCCTGTTGGAGCCAACCTCAGAAGCAGCGACAACACCCTTAAATGGAGGGCTGTGGGGAAGTTTTCCTTTAGAGCCGGCTAATCGGCAGATGGAGTCCGGGCTGGAGCAACTAAGAAAATGTACGGCAGACCTTAAAAATATGCTGCAAAATGAGGCTCGACAAGAAGTTTTGGCGGAGTACACCAGCCTCTTTTTGGGACCTGGCCGGCCCAAAGCCCCGCCGTGGGAATCCGTGTATCGGACTGAAGAGCAACTGCTATTTTCAAGAACAACGTATGAAGTGAGGAAAATCCTTGCGGACAACGGGTTGGAAATAGCAGAGAAAAACCACCAGCCTGAAGATCACATGGGTATTGAATTGCTTGCTTTAGCCATGATGAGTGAGAATTTGCTTGTTGTGCAGGATCTGGCGGAGCAAAAGACAAGGATTGCTCAACAGGCAGCCTTTATTGATGAGCACTTGCTTTCCTGGATTCCCGAGCTTTACAGGGATGCCAAACAAAATGGCAGTGTAGGCTACTATGGAGGATTAATCGAGCTGATTTGGGGGGTTCTCATCTGGGATCGTGAACTTTTGCATGAGTTTTTGACTCAGGACTAG
- a CDS encoding 4Fe-4S dicluster domain-containing protein, which translates to MAKKLGMVIDLKRCTGCTTCANACKMQNNVPMGMLWNRVLTEGGEEYDTSAGVYPNLQKSFLPIACQHCENAACVKVCPVGATYKDELGRVVINYDRCIGCRFCMAACPYNARVFNWEAPVRDPGFNYGDKDVPIRKVGVMEKCSLCKERTDTGLEPMCVKCCPTRARKFGDLNDPESEVSRLIRERNGQQLLSEKGTKPQVYYLG; encoded by the coding sequence ATGGCAAAAAAATTAGGCATGGTGATTGATTTAAAACGCTGCACGGGATGCACAACATGTGCAAACGCGTGCAAGATGCAGAATAATGTTCCCATGGGTATGTTATGGAACCGTGTGCTCACAGAAGGCGGGGAAGAGTATGATACTAGCGCAGGAGTATACCCGAATTTGCAAAAGAGCTTCCTCCCGATTGCCTGCCAGCATTGCGAAAATGCAGCGTGTGTTAAGGTTTGTCCGGTAGGTGCTACTTACAAAGATGAGCTGGGCAGGGTAGTGATTAATTACGACAGATGCATTGGCTGCCGTTTCTGCATGGCTGCCTGCCCCTATAATGCCCGGGTATTTAACTGGGAGGCACCGGTGCGTGACCCTGGCTTTAATTATGGAGATAAAGACGTGCCGATTCGTAAAGTAGGTGTAATGGAAAAATGCTCATTGTGCAAGGAACGTACCGACACAGGATTAGAACCCATGTGTGTAAAGTGTTGCCCGACTAGAGCTCGGAAATTCGGTGATTTGAATGATCCGGAAAGTGAAGTTTCCCGTTTAATTCGGGAGAGGAATGGGCAGCAACTTTTATCGGAAAAAGGGACGAAGCCGCAAGTATATTATTTGGGCTAG
- the nrfD gene encoding NrfD/PsrC family molybdoenzyme membrane anchor subunit, producing the protein MGNWGWLIIGFLFFGGLGSGAYLASFAAEKGLFGKENNLERAGYFISGPCLAVGLFLFSMNLGVSITGMLTMIGNPTSVMTWGVYLLFIFMVLAFLSAYHKRENKKVPAIISGAGALLAVITALYTGGQLSVLFAQPFWNTILVPGLFVVSALMMGLASSSLLARIIEKPVQHEGVVVNRVNIILLFVELVLLLALLLISFSGAKGPVAADSARIVVAGRLASYFWILLIAVGLVFPLLNNFYPKKKRAEKSGRILGLLSEMATLIGGATLRAIIVLSALPIWTI; encoded by the coding sequence TTGGGAAACTGGGGCTGGCTTATCATCGGCTTCCTATTCTTTGGAGGTCTTGGTTCAGGTGCTTATCTGGCATCTTTTGCAGCAGAAAAAGGCCTATTTGGAAAAGAAAACAATTTAGAGCGGGCTGGTTATTTTATCTCAGGTCCTTGCCTAGCTGTTGGACTGTTCCTTTTTTCCATGAACCTGGGTGTTAGCATCACTGGAATGTTAACCATGATCGGTAATCCTACTTCGGTGATGACTTGGGGGGTATATCTCTTATTCATTTTTATGGTCCTGGCATTTTTGAGTGCCTATCATAAACGTGAAAACAAGAAAGTTCCTGCAATTATCTCAGGAGCAGGGGCATTACTGGCAGTGATAACAGCACTATACACCGGGGGACAGCTTTCTGTTCTTTTTGCTCAACCCTTCTGGAACACTATCCTTGTACCGGGATTATTTGTAGTGTCTGCCCTGATGATGGGATTGGCCTCTTCATCCCTGCTTGCCCGCATCATCGAAAAACCCGTTCAGCATGAGGGTGTTGTGGTAAATAGGGTAAACATCATCCTACTCTTTGTGGAATTAGTTCTTTTATTGGCTTTGCTTCTGATCTCTTTTTCAGGGGCTAAAGGTCCAGTGGCGGCTGATTCTGCCCGAATAGTTGTCGCTGGAAGACTTGCCTCCTATTTTTGGATTCTGTTAATTGCTGTCGGATTGGTTTTTCCACTTCTAAATAACTTCTACCCAAAGAAAAAGCGAGCTGAAAAGAGTGGTAGGATCTTAGGTTTGTTAAGTGAGATGGCTACACTCATCGGAGGGGCAACGCTGCGAGCCATTATAGTATTATCGGCATTACCTATCTGGACTATATAA
- a CDS encoding molybdopterin-dependent oxidoreductase, producing MTDSKGGKGFSRRSFLKGSTALGLSMGLFGLTACTNKNSGSKSTMGVQTGEKTLTTLTCPRNCYDSCSLIGEKIDGRIVRIVGDPKNPITAGTPCVKGQTHINVLYHPDRILHPLKRAGKKGEGKWEKITWDEAYDTITQKLNEAIAQYGSESIMPYNFSGTIGFIHQHGVPWRFFNKIGATNITRTVCNTGGKAALPYTYGDFSSIDPESFAKTKCYVTWGTNESYTNVHSVKFIQQARDNGAKLIVVNPHRHPLASQADLFIQLKPGTDAAFALGVQHIIINENLYDKDFVENYTMGFEELKQQVQNYPPSKVAQICEVTEEEIRAFVKMYTQAKPSIIRMGFGFERRTHGGAMVRAISFLPALMGVVGVEGGGFSYVNYSHYPFDNNYTKRPDLAPRKTRTINMNELGKAIAGELPTTKEIPVKVLICFSGNPIPSAPNVNMIKKGLEREDLFTVVHEVFMTDTADYADIILPAAHFTEFEDVVADYLGWYVRYSEQALEPMGESKSNVQLFNELAKRMGFTDECFNETSADIIKKGILNKPIFKEITYENLRKNHWIKVDFGNVFSDHKFNTPSGKIEFYSESIKKAGLHPVAEYLPEEESQEGSPALFAQYPINLLTPASPQLLSSQWHNVPYIKENLGEPFVTVNAKDAEDRGIKDGDYCVIQNDRGQVKLKAKVSNTAVKAGVAVSFKSYWNKYTDGNTINCLAPDGIGDLDGISTYNTNLVQITKA from the coding sequence ATGACTGATTCAAAAGGTGGCAAAGGATTTAGTCGGCGCAGTTTCTTAAAAGGTTCAACAGCTTTGGGCTTAAGTATGGGTCTATTTGGCCTGACTGCATGTACGAACAAAAATTCGGGCAGCAAGAGTACAATGGGTGTCCAGACCGGAGAAAAAACCTTGACCACGCTTACCTGTCCCCGCAACTGCTATGATTCCTGTTCTTTGATTGGGGAGAAAATCGATGGGCGGATCGTCAGGATTGTCGGCGATCCTAAGAATCCCATAACGGCAGGTACACCTTGTGTCAAGGGGCAAACCCACATTAATGTGCTTTACCATCCTGACCGTATTTTACATCCGCTTAAGCGTGCCGGTAAAAAAGGGGAAGGAAAATGGGAAAAAATTACCTGGGATGAAGCCTATGATACGATTACCCAAAAACTTAATGAAGCAATCGCCCAATACGGTTCGGAATCGATCATGCCCTATAATTTTTCGGGGACGATCGGGTTTATCCATCAGCATGGTGTTCCCTGGCGGTTTTTCAATAAGATCGGAGCGACGAATATCACCAGAACGGTATGCAATACCGGTGGTAAGGCGGCGTTGCCCTATACCTATGGCGATTTCTCATCGATTGATCCGGAAAGCTTTGCCAAAACTAAGTGCTATGTTACCTGGGGAACCAATGAATCCTATACCAACGTCCATTCCGTGAAATTCATTCAACAAGCGCGGGATAATGGTGCCAAACTCATTGTGGTTAATCCCCATCGCCATCCCCTGGCCTCACAAGCTGACTTATTTATTCAGCTTAAACCGGGAACAGATGCCGCTTTTGCCTTGGGCGTACAACATATCATTATCAATGAGAATCTTTATGACAAGGACTTTGTAGAAAACTACACGATGGGTTTCGAGGAGCTTAAACAACAAGTCCAGAACTATCCGCCGAGCAAGGTGGCTCAGATATGTGAAGTTACTGAAGAAGAAATAAGGGCGTTTGTGAAGATGTATACCCAGGCTAAGCCCTCGATTATTAGAATGGGCTTTGGCTTTGAAAGAAGGACTCATGGCGGGGCTATGGTCAGAGCTATTTCGTTTCTCCCTGCCCTGATGGGAGTTGTCGGCGTAGAGGGTGGGGGATTCAGCTATGTTAACTACAGCCATTATCCCTTTGACAACAATTACACGAAGCGACCTGATTTGGCTCCTCGCAAAACGCGAACCATTAACATGAATGAATTAGGAAAGGCGATTGCGGGAGAGCTTCCGACCACTAAGGAGATTCCGGTTAAAGTATTGATCTGCTTCAGCGGGAATCCGATTCCTTCGGCACCCAATGTGAACATGATCAAGAAAGGATTGGAGAGAGAAGATTTATTCACAGTAGTCCACGAAGTGTTTATGACGGATACCGCAGATTATGCTGATATTATACTCCCCGCTGCTCATTTCACAGAATTTGAGGATGTCGTTGCCGATTACCTTGGGTGGTATGTCCGGTACAGCGAACAAGCGCTAGAGCCCATGGGAGAATCCAAATCCAACGTGCAGCTGTTTAATGAGCTGGCCAAACGAATGGGCTTCACTGATGAATGTTTCAATGAAACATCGGCCGATATCATCAAGAAAGGGATTTTGAATAAGCCCATCTTTAAAGAGATCACTTATGAGAACCTGAGGAAAAATCACTGGATTAAGGTAGATTTCGGGAACGTCTTTAGTGACCACAAATTTAATACTCCATCGGGGAAAATTGAATTCTATTCTGAGAGTATCAAAAAAGCAGGGTTGCATCCTGTGGCAGAATATCTACCGGAAGAGGAGAGTCAGGAAGGTTCTCCAGCGTTATTTGCTCAATACCCCATTAACCTCTTGACCCCGGCTTCACCGCAATTGTTAAGCTCACAATGGCATAATGTCCCCTATATCAAAGAAAACCTGGGTGAGCCTTTTGTCACGGTCAATGCCAAGGACGCAGAAGACAGGGGAATTAAAGATGGAGATTATTGTGTGATTCAAAATGACAGGGGACAGGTCAAGCTGAAAGCGAAGGTCAGCAATACTGCAGTTAAAGCAGGCGTTGCAGTGAGTTTCAAGAGCTATTGGAATAAGTATACAGATGGAAATACGATCAATTGCTTAGCTCCCGATGGGATTGGTGATTTGGATGGAATCTCCACCTATAACACAAATTTAGTTCAAATCACGAAAGCTTGA
- the nrfD gene encoding NrfD/PsrC family molybdoenzyme membrane anchor subunit: MYHWGWKIIIYLFLGGLGAGAYLTSFAAQKGWLGENSKLDRAGYFLSGPCIVIGSLLLFLDLGIAFSDPLGVLRMFANIHSVMTWGIYILSLFILVGFLSAYYTWKNRKVPSMLSLLGAILALGTGAYTGVLLAVVTSVPFWNTFLLPILFVVSALSTGLAATALCAHFLEKKAEQAGDRQSEAKTNKIHQVLLGLEAILIMMLLAFALTGAKGTDAAASAQMLTSGSLALPFWLLVVAIGLVFPLAYYIVSAKEQKRRLASFFNVISTDFAVLIGGLTLRATIVLCAVRVF, translated from the coding sequence ATGTATCATTGGGGCTGGAAAATTATCATTTACTTGTTTTTAGGCGGATTAGGAGCAGGGGCTTATTTAACGTCTTTTGCAGCTCAAAAAGGCTGGTTGGGGGAGAACAGCAAACTGGACAGAGCGGGCTACTTTTTGTCCGGGCCTTGTATCGTCATAGGAAGTTTGTTGTTGTTTCTGGATCTTGGTATAGCTTTCTCTGATCCTCTCGGTGTTTTAAGAATGTTCGCCAACATTCATTCTGTAATGACCTGGGGAATTTATATATTATCGCTGTTCATTCTTGTTGGATTTCTATCTGCTTATTACACATGGAAGAACAGAAAAGTACCTTCAATGTTATCTCTCCTTGGAGCAATTCTTGCTTTAGGAACCGGAGCCTATACCGGGGTTTTACTGGCAGTGGTTACGTCTGTACCCTTCTGGAACACATTTCTTCTTCCTATATTATTTGTCGTTTCTGCTTTATCGACAGGTCTCGCTGCTACCGCATTGTGCGCGCATTTCCTGGAAAAGAAAGCGGAGCAAGCAGGGGATCGGCAAAGTGAAGCAAAGACGAACAAGATTCATCAAGTTTTACTTGGCTTAGAAGCGATTCTAATCATGATGCTTCTGGCATTTGCTTTAACAGGCGCAAAAGGGACGGATGCTGCTGCTTCTGCACAAATGCTTACCAGTGGTTCCTTAGCGTTGCCATTCTGGCTGTTGGTTGTGGCAATCGGCTTAGTTTTCCCCTTGGCCTATTATATTGTCTCAGCTAAAGAACAGAAAAGAAGGCTTGCATCATTCTTTAATGTTATATCAACTGACTTTGCGGTGCTCATCGGAGGGCTGACACTGAGGGCAACCATAGTGTTATGTGCTGTGAGGGTTTTTTAG
- a CDS encoding TorD/DmsD family molecular chaperone, producing the protein MSSLGNNEMQEILAYRCVVFDLLRSLFIWECPEELFADMISWSELERDEAMAADCAEARLRKGLSSISSAELQKVYHEATIEFTRLFVGPYHLEAPPYESVYRNSNRLMMQDVTMNVKRFYRENGYERSEVYKEPDDQIGVELEFMYALSEEALQAFREGNFESLKRILSAQEQFMDLHLLKWLPQFCQDILKSSQNEFWRSFAVFTENYIEEDKEQIQRIQRELNLYCQS; encoded by the coding sequence TTGAGTAGTCTGGGTAATAACGAAATGCAGGAAATATTGGCTTATCGATGTGTTGTGTTCGATCTATTGCGAAGTCTATTTATATGGGAATGCCCGGAAGAGCTTTTCGCAGACATGATCTCCTGGTCAGAGTTGGAACGTGATGAAGCAATGGCCGCAGACTGTGCAGAAGCTCGACTCAGAAAAGGTCTGTCATCCATATCCTCTGCAGAGCTGCAAAAGGTCTATCATGAAGCAACGATAGAGTTTACCAGACTCTTTGTGGGACCTTATCACTTGGAAGCTCCTCCTTATGAATCGGTATACCGCAACTCCAACCGGCTCATGATGCAGGATGTTACCATGAATGTCAAAAGGTTTTACAGAGAGAACGGTTATGAAAGAAGCGAGGTCTATAAGGAACCTGATGATCAGATCGGGGTAGAACTGGAGTTTATGTATGCCCTGAGTGAAGAGGCTTTGCAAGCTTTTCGGGAGGGGAATTTCGAGAGTTTAAAGAGGATTTTATCTGCTCAGGAACAATTCATGGATCTTCACCTGCTAAAGTGGTTACCCCAATTCTGTCAGGATATCCTGAAATCGTCTCAGAACGAATTCTGGAGAAGTTTTGCTGTCTTTACTGAGAACTACATTGAAGAAGACAAGGAACAGATCCAGCGGATTCAACGGGAACTCAATTTATATTGCCAGAGCTAA
- a CDS encoding molybdopterin-dependent oxidoreductase, with protein sequence MMNISRRNFIKGGVAGTATLGLSGSLLFADKWLRPATAASDSGERIAYTYHPPGCGGRCAYQCTVRDGKLVKIEPNDWPDHRYSVLCTRGLSELQRVYSPDRLQTPLKRVGERGEGKFVPISWDEAITTVADKFKELHSQYGGKSILKMISANQEYAMPLLSSLLGMPIALETSIDTGMASGYEEVTGTAPFGYSHHEITDLVNSKTIIMIGVNIFETTVADSQFVFEAKEAGAKLIVVDPNYSTTASKADQWIPIKPGSDPALLLGMINIILANGWYQADFLQKNTSAPFLIRADNQHLLRQNDSADGPDENPFMVWDEVSDSLQPYNAAGIQPKLEGEFTVGGMQVKTVFSALKEQTKQYTPAWAAETTEIPEQTIIDLTRQYATGGPARLAWGFGGAEKISNSDIFGHAGAILGALTGNFGRTGGGVGNCLFHRISWAYVTPLAPWPLPPQFKTGVMEMPTALMRSRPNSVKAVLNLGNSFQQHFPNFHQAEKWFKEQLEFIVTVDVWDNLSVAYSDIVLPIGSCFESNYDITRFQLNRNHALLSEKVIEPLFESKSDFEIEQLLAARLGFEEYMPKTPEDYIRAQLSSPHPFLEGITVETLKANNFIMRLNCPTEPYIASKDQIYKTPSTKLEIYNEKMIEFDQALPAYEEPAEMNSELRQKYPLQFAQYRSRFHVHSQFMRVSWIRQFCPEPRLELNPFDAKSRGLANGDLVEVFNDRGEFKARCKIMNDLRSGAVRMEEGWWSKDMPEGDMNNVINDAFNPRGFKRKYGPIFPFYDTLVEVKKA encoded by the coding sequence ATGATGAACATTTCGAGACGTAACTTCATTAAGGGTGGTGTGGCTGGAACAGCAACACTGGGATTGTCCGGCAGCTTGCTCTTTGCCGACAAATGGTTGCGCCCCGCCACCGCGGCAAGCGATTCAGGAGAAAGGATAGCCTATACGTACCACCCCCCGGGCTGTGGTGGCCGATGTGCGTATCAATGCACAGTGCGGGACGGCAAGCTGGTAAAGATTGAACCGAATGATTGGCCGGATCACCGGTATTCCGTGCTCTGCACACGTGGGCTGAGCGAACTGCAGCGGGTGTATAGCCCTGACCGTCTCCAAACTCCTTTGAAAAGAGTAGGGGAAAGGGGCGAAGGCAAATTTGTTCCGATCTCTTGGGATGAGGCTATTACAACGGTTGCGGACAAATTTAAAGAATTGCACAGCCAATATGGCGGCAAATCCATTTTGAAAATGATTTCGGCAAATCAGGAATATGCAATGCCGCTTTTATCATCATTGTTAGGAATGCCAATTGCCCTCGAAACTTCGATTGATACCGGAATGGCTAGTGGATATGAGGAAGTAACAGGCACAGCGCCTTTTGGTTATTCTCATCATGAGATTACAGACCTGGTCAATTCTAAGACGATCATCATGATAGGCGTTAATATTTTTGAAACGACGGTAGCTGATTCCCAATTCGTTTTTGAAGCGAAGGAAGCAGGTGCCAAACTTATTGTCGTAGACCCCAATTACAGTACTACAGCGTCAAAAGCCGATCAATGGATTCCGATCAAGCCAGGTTCCGATCCGGCTCTGCTCCTGGGTATGATTAACATTATCCTTGCCAATGGCTGGTATCAAGCCGACTTCCTGCAGAAGAATACATCCGCGCCCTTTTTAATCAGAGCGGATAATCAGCACTTGCTCCGGCAAAACGACTCTGCCGACGGGCCTGATGAGAATCCGTTCATGGTGTGGGATGAGGTTAGCGATTCGCTGCAGCCTTATAACGCCGCTGGAATTCAACCTAAATTAGAGGGAGAATTCACTGTCGGCGGGATGCAGGTCAAAACTGTATTCTCTGCATTAAAGGAACAAACAAAGCAATATACACCAGCCTGGGCTGCTGAGACTACAGAAATACCGGAACAGACCATCATAGACTTAACCCGGCAATATGCTACAGGCGGTCCGGCACGTCTGGCCTGGGGCTTTGGCGGCGCAGAGAAGATTTCCAATAGCGATATTTTCGGGCATGCCGGGGCTATCCTCGGGGCTCTGACCGGTAATTTCGGGCGAACAGGCGGCGGTGTAGGCAATTGCCTGTTCCATAGAATCAGCTGGGCATATGTTACACCGCTTGCCCCATGGCCGTTGCCGCCTCAGTTCAAGACCGGTGTAATGGAAATGCCTACTGCCCTCATGCGTTCTCGACCGAATTCTGTAAAAGCCGTTCTCAACCTTGGGAACAGCTTCCAGCAGCATTTTCCTAATTTCCATCAAGCCGAAAAATGGTTCAAAGAACAATTAGAATTTATAGTTACGGTCGATGTATGGGACAATCTCAGCGTAGCTTACTCCGATATTGTACTGCCTATCGGCAGCTGTTTTGAGAGCAACTATGATATCACTCGATTCCAATTGAACAGAAATCATGCTCTTCTTTCCGAAAAAGTAATCGAACCCCTCTTTGAAAGCAAGAGCGATTTTGAGATCGAACAGTTATTGGCTGCCAGATTAGGATTTGAAGAATACATGCCCAAAACCCCGGAAGATTATATAAGAGCCCAGCTGAGTTCTCCCCATCCTTTCCTGGAAGGAATCACGGTGGAAACGCTTAAAGCAAATAATTTCATTATGCGTTTGAATTGCCCGACAGAACCTTATATAGCTTCCAAGGATCAGATATATAAAACGCCATCTACTAAACTGGAGATCTACAATGAAAAAATGATAGAATTCGACCAAGCTTTACCGGCATATGAAGAACCCGCGGAAATGAACTCTGAGTTAAGGCAAAAGTATCCGCTGCAATTTGCTCAGTATCGTTCCCGGTTCCATGTTCATTCCCAGTTCATGAGAGTCTCCTGGATTAGGCAGTTTTGCCCTGAGCCAAGGCTGGAACTCAACCCCTTTGACGCCAAGAGTAGGGGATTGGCAAATGGAGACCTCGTTGAGGTGTTCAATGACCGGGGTGAATTTAAAGCCCGCTGCAAGATTATGAATGATCTGCGGTCAGGGGCAGTCAGGATGGAAGAAGGCTGGTGGTCTAAAGATATGCCTGAAGGAGATATGAATAATGTAATCAATGATGCCTTTAATCCCCGTGGATTTAAGCGGAAATACGGACCGATCTTTCCTTTTTATGATACTTTGGTTGAAGTGAAGAAAGCTTAG